A segment of the Armatimonadota bacterium genome:
TTTGCCCCGCGCTCTATTCTCAATTTTATCAGCCGTGCAAAGGAGAAGCTGATACCGCCCCACCTGTACACACCTGTGGATTACTTCACCCAGATAGTGGGCAGGGTATATCCACACTATCAAGAGCGACTGGAGGCGTGTCACGCGCTAGACTTTGACGACCTGCTGATGAAAACAGTGCAGCTGTTCGAGCAATACCCCGATGTGCTGGAGCGCTATCAGAAGCGTTTCCTGCATGTGCTGGTGGATGAGTTTCAGGACGTGAATCAGGCGCAGTATCGCATTGTAAAGAATCTCAGCGCGATGCACCGCAACCTGTGTGTGGTAGGCGATGACGACCAGTCTATTTACTCGTGGCGTGGAGCCGATGTGGGCATTATCCTTTCCTTTGAGCGCGATTTCCCTGATGCGCACGTGGTGAAGCTGGAGCAGAACTACCGCTCTACCCAGCCCATCCTGGACGCGGCTTTCCACGTGGTGGAGAAGAACGTCCGCCGTGCTCCCAAGCGGCTGTGGTCCGAAAAACGCGACGGGCTGCCCATCACCGTGACCGAAGTGCAGCATGAACGCGAAGAGGCGATGGTGGTTGCGCAGCATATCGCGCTCAGCGTGCAGCAACTGGGGCGCAAGTACGGCGATTTCGTGGTGTTGTACCGCACCAACGCGCAGTCGCGCACCTTTGAAGAGGTCTTCCTGAACTACCGTATCCCATACCAGATTGTGGGAGGTGTGCGCTTCTACCAGCGCAAAGAGATCAAGGATGTGCTGGCTTACCTGCGCGTCATCCAGTCGCCCAGCGATGACGTGAGTCTGCTGCGCATTATCAACGTACCCACGCGTGGTATCGGATTACAGACCATAGAGGTCATCCGCCAGCTGGCGGTAGAGGAAGGTATCAGCCTGTGGGAGGCGGTAGAGCATCCCAGCCTTTCCAACCGCTTGACCCAGCGCGCTTACCAGGCGGTTGCCCAGTTTCGCAATCTGATTCAGCAGCTACGCGCCCTGCGCGAGAAGAGCTCCGTCACCGACCTGCTCAACGAGGTTCTGAAGCGTACCGACTACCTGCAACGGCTGGGCGATACACGCGACCCTGAGGTACAATCTCGCGTGGAGAACGTTCGGGAACTGCTTACCGCCACCCAGCAGTTCGACGCGAGCCCCGATGCGGAGCGCGGTCTGGCTGGATTTCTGGAAAGTGTGGCGCTGGTAGCGGACGTAGACTCGCTGGAAGAGGGCAGCGACCGCGTGACGCTGATGACGGTGCACGCGGCGAAGGGGTTGGAGTTCCCTGTCGTCTTTCTGGTGGGCATGGAGGAGGGATTGTTTCCGCACATCCGCGCCATCAACGACGACCCCAACGTGGAAGAGGAACGCCGATTGTGCTACGTCGCCATTACCCGCGCCAAAGAACGGGTACATATCACCCACGCTCGCCTGCGCAGCGTGTTCGGCGTGACTAGCGGCATGTTCGAGTCGCGCTTCCTGCACGACATCCCGGAAGGGCTAAAACTGTACTGGAGCCCTACCGAGCTGGCGCATCCGTTGCCCGCGACTCAGCCTGCACGCCAGCCCGCTCCCAAAACGCAGGACGCCTACCGTGTAGGGCAAAGGGTGCGCCACCATAAGTTCGGCGAGGGGGTTATCATGAAGTGTGAGCCTCAGACCGACGACCATCTGCTGACGGTGGTGTTCCCGAACGCGGGTATCAAGCAACTGCTGGCATCCATCGCTAAATTGGAGAAGCTCTCGTAGGGGGATACACGGTCTATGCCTTTGGGAATATTCAAGGGACTTTTGCAGAAGGTAGACACGCTGCTCACGGGACGTGGGCGCGTGGATGAAGAGCTGTTCGAGGAGCTGGAAGGAGTGTTGCTCACCGCCGACATCAACGTACATACCACTATGCAGGTGCTGGACGATTTACGTCGTGCGGTGCGAGAACAGAGGTTAAAGGAGCCTTCGGAAGTAAAGACTGTTCTGAAGGAAAGCCTGCTCGCCTCGCTGCGGTCGGGTGGAGAGGCACAGCTCAAGGTCTCTCCGGAGCCTCCGACGGTGTACCTGTTTGT
Coding sequences within it:
- a CDS encoding DNA helicase PcrA, with amino-acid sequence MDEWQKLNDAQREAVTYGEGPLLIFAGAGSGKTRVLTMRIAHLISARGVSPRHILAVTFTNKAANEMRERIEQLVGSVQVKQMWVGTFHAICARILRESGRPIGVDPEFVVFDEDDQLSVVKEVLKLLDIDEKRFAPRSILNFISRAKEKLIPPHLYTPVDYFTQIVGRVYPHYQERLEACHALDFDDLLMKTVQLFEQYPDVLERYQKRFLHVLVDEFQDVNQAQYRIVKNLSAMHRNLCVVGDDDQSIYSWRGADVGIILSFERDFPDAHVVKLEQNYRSTQPILDAAFHVVEKNVRRAPKRLWSEKRDGLPITVTEVQHEREEAMVVAQHIALSVQQLGRKYGDFVVLYRTNAQSRTFEEVFLNYRIPYQIVGGVRFYQRKEIKDVLAYLRVIQSPSDDVSLLRIINVPTRGIGLQTIEVIRQLAVEEGISLWEAVEHPSLSNRLTQRAYQAVAQFRNLIQQLRALREKSSVTDLLNEVLKRTDYLQRLGDTRDPEVQSRVENVRELLTATQQFDASPDAERGLAGFLESVALVADVDSLEEGSDRVTLMTVHAAKGLEFPVVFLVGMEEGLFPHIRAINDDPNVEEERRLCYVAITRAKERVHITHARLRSVFGVTSGMFESRFLHDIPEGLKLYWSPTELAHPLPATQPARQPAPKTQDAYRVGQRVRHHKFGEGVIMKCEPQTDDHLLTVVFPNAGIKQLLASIAKLEKLS